The Macaca nemestrina isolate mMacNem1 chromosome 1, mMacNem.hap1, whole genome shotgun sequence genome contains the following window.
AAGAAACTTCCAGATGACTGTGACATTCATAATCACTGCCACCCTTACTATGAGGGGTTGGGATGGGAGTGATAATGTTCCTTAAGAATATTCACATATAGGCCTTGAGAATTACTGATATATGGCATCATTTACTCTTTTCTACTTAAGTCTAATCCTATGGATGTTTTGGCTAAAATGGTGGAGTACTTAATTTACTTTTCTGAGACATCAGAATTACTCTACAATAAAGTGGGATGTTCCCATTTCAGTGCTGTTCTTGTCCCAGTTTTCTCTCttggaataaatatttgaaaagatggtAAAAATAcccacatatataaacacatacaaagaaaagaaacagtgctTAGGAAAATCATCCCTTGGTATTTTATTCAATAACACTTCCTTAAGCTGTTAGAAAGAAGATGAACAAATGTGTTACTCTCCTTAAGATgaccatttttctcattttttttttataagataaTTACCAAGTGGTCCACTTTCTAGAAAGTACCCAGGCAATAATGCCAGTTTTCCAGGGCTTGAGTAAttgtttgtttggattttttggggggtgggggcgtgGGGGCGTGGGGGGAGGGGTTAGCATTTCtgtagaataaatatttattacaaacgttgacatcttttatttatttttaaatagtgaagAATACCTCTCAGGAAACCATGTTAAGAGatcttcaagaaaaaataaatcagcaagaaaacTCCCTGACTTTAGAGAAACTGAAGcttgctgtggctgagctggaaAAGCAGCGAGATTGTTCTCAAGACCttttgaagaaaagagaacatCACATTGAACAACTGAATGATAAGTTaagcaagacagagaaagagtcCAAAGCTTTGCTGAGTGCTTTggagttaaaaaagaaagaatatgaagaattgaaagaagagaaaactctGTTTTCTTGTTGGAAAAGTGAAAACGAAAAACTTTTAACTCAGATGGaatcagaaaaggaaaacttGCAGAGTAAAATTAATCACTTGGAAACTTGTCTCAagacacaacaaataaaaagTCATGAATACAACGAGAGAGTAAGAACGCTGGAGATGGACAGAGAAAACCTAAGTGTCGAGATCAGAAACCTTCACAACGTGATAGACAGCAAGTCTGTGGAGGTAGAGACCCAGAAACTAGCTTATGTAGAGCTACAGCAGAAAGCGGAGTTCTCAGATCAGAAACAtcagaaggaaatagaaaatatgtgtTTGAAGACTTCTCAGCTTACTGGGCAAGTTGAAGATCTAGAACACAAGCTTCAGTTACtgtcaaatgaaataatggaCAAAGACCGGTGTTACCAAGACTTGCATGCTGAATATGAGAGCCTCAGGGATCTGCTAAAATCTAAAGATGCTTCTCTGGTGACAAATGAAGATCATCAGAGAAGTCTTTTGGCTTTTGATGAGCAGCCTGCCATGCATAATTCCTTTGCAAATATAATTGAAGAACAAGGAAGCATGCTTTCAGAGAGGAGTGAATGTCATTTAGAAGCAGACCAAAGTCCAAAAAATTCTGCCATCCTACAAAATAGAGTTGATTCACTTGAATTTTCATTAGAATCTCAAAAACAGATGAACTCAGACCTGCAAAAGCAGTGTGAAGAGTTAGTGCAGATCAaaggagaaatagaagaaaatcttaTGAGAGCAGAACAGATGCATCAAAGTTTTGTGGCTGAAACAAGTCAGCGCATTAGTAAGTTACAGGAAGACACTTCTGCTCACCAGAATGTTGTTGCTGAAACTTTAAGTGCCCTTGAGAACAAGGAAAAAGAGTTGCAACTTTTAAATGATAAGTTAGCAACTGAGCAGGCAGAGATTCAGGAATTAAAACAGAGCAACCATCTACTTGAAGACTCTCTAAAGGAGCTACAACTTTTATCTGAAACCCTAAGcttggagaagaaagaaatgagttccatcatttctttaaataaaagagaaattgaagAGCTGACCCAAGAGAATGAGACTCTCAAGGAAATTAATGCATCCTTAAATCAAGAGAAGATGAACTTAATCCAGAAAAGTGAGAGTTTTGCAAACTATATAgatgaaagagagaaaagcatttCAGAGTTATCTGATCAGTACAAGCAAGAAAACCTTATTTTACTACAAAGATGTGAAGAAACCGGAAATGCATATGAAGATCTTAGTCAAAAATACAAAGCAGCACAAGAAAAGAACTCTAAATTAGAATGCTTGCTAAATGAATGCACTAGTCTttgtgaaaatagaaaaaatgagttGGAACAGCTAAAGGAAGCATTTGCAAAAGAACACCAAGAATTCTTAACAAAATTAGCATTTGctgaagaaagaaatcagaatcTGATGCTAGAGTTGGAGACAGTGCAGCAAGATCTGAGATCTGAGATGACAGATACCCGAAACAATTCTAAGAGCGAGACTGATGGTTTAAAGCAAGAAATCATGACTTTAAAGGAAGAACAAAACAAGATGCAAAAGGAAGTTAATGACTTATTACAAGAGAATGAACAGCTGATGAAGGTAATGAAGACTAAACATGAATGTCAAAATCTAGAATCGGAACCAATTAGGAACtgtgtgaaagaaagagagagtgagagaaatcAATGTAATTTTAAACCTCAGATGGATCTTGAAGTTAAAGAAATTTCTCTAGATAGTTATAATGTGCAGTTGGTGCAATTAGAAGCTATGCtaagaaatatggaattaaaaCTTCAGGAAAGTGAGAAGGAGAAGGAGTGCCTGCAGCATGAATTACAGATAATTAGAGGAGATCTTGAAACCAGAAATTTGCAAGACATGCAGTCACAAGAAATTAGTGGCCTTAAAGACTGTGAAGTAGATGCAGAAGAAAGGTATATCTCAGTGCTTCATGGGTTGTCAACAAGTCAAAACGACAATGCACACCTTGAGTGCTCTCTGCAAACAGCAATGAACAAGCTGAATGAGCTagagaaaatatgtgaaatacTGCAGGCTGAGAAGTGCGAACTAGTAACTGAGCTGAATGATTCAAGGTCAGAATGTATCACAGCAACCAGGAAAATGGCAGAAGAGGTAGGGAAACTAGTAAATGaagtgaaaatattaaatgatgaCAGTGGTCTTCTCCATGGTGAGTTAGTGGAAGACATACCAGGAGGTGAACTTGGTGAACAAGCAAATGAACAACACCCCATGTGTTTGGCTCCATTGGATGAGAGCAATTCCTACGAGCACTTGACATTGTCAAACAAAGAAGTTCAAATGCACTTTGCCGAATTGCAAGAGAAATTCTCATCTTTACAAAGTGAACACAAAATTTTACATGATCAGCACTGTCAAATGAGCTCTAAAATGTCAGAGCTACAGACCTATATTGACTCATTAAAGGCCGAAAATTTGGTCTTGTCAACGAATCTGAGAAACTTTCAAGGTGACCTGGTGAAGGAGATGCAGCCGGGCTTGGAGGAGGGGCTCGTTCCATCCCTGTCATCTTGTGTGCCTGACAGCCCTAGTCTTAGCAGTTTGGGAGATTCCTCCTTTTACAAAGCTCTTTTAGAACAGACAGGAGAAATGTCTCTTTTGAATAATTTAGAAGGGACTGTTTCAGCAAACCAGTGCAGTGTAGATGAAGTATTCTGCAGCAGTCTGCTGGAAGAGAATCTGACCAAGAAAGAAATGCCTTCAGCCCCAGCGAAGGGTGTGGAAGAGCTTGAGTCCCTCTGTGAGGCATACCGGCAGTCCCTCGAGAagctagaagagaaaatggaaagtcAAGGGAttatgaaaaataaggaaattcaaGAGCTCCAACAGTTATTAAGTTCTGAAAGGCAAGAGCTTGACTGCCTTAGGAAGCAGTATTTGTCAGAAAATGAACAGTGGCAACAGAAGCTGACAAGCGTGACTCTGGAGATGGAGTCCAAGTTGGCGGCAGAAAAGAAACAGACGGAACAACTGTCACTTGAGCTGGAAGTAGCACGACTACAGCTACAAGGTCTGGACTTAAGTTCTCGGTCTTTGCTTGGCATCGACACAGAAGATGTAAGTACCTGGGATTTAAATGCCGTTTCTTGGTTTACATGACTAGTAGACACTCCGTAAGTGTTTGTCTAATTGAAATGTACATTAAACGTTAAGTTCAAATATTTTTAGggcttaaggaaataaaatacaccaaaatgttttcaaaataaaccaGAACTTGAGGAAAATGAGTAAACTTTATTTGAGGAATAAATCTCTATAGTGATTAGATTTACCTAGCGTTATACAGAATATTACTAAAGATGTTTTTAAAGTCTGGAGAAAATTATGGAGTCAGAAAGTCTTTAGAATGTGTGTTTCCACCCTTTGTGCATTAATAAAGTATACTTAATTAAGAACTTGCGAATGGTAATATGATGTAAATTTTTAATCTCTAGcacttttcagaatatttttgatGTTACAGCATTATCGTCATGGAACTAAATACAGGAGATTGTTTATGTATTACTAAACAGTTTTCTCTCTAACAATTTACTATAGTACAAAAATATGATTTGGTGTAAGTCATTtaaaaggacttttaaaaaattgaatacgTATTTGTTTAATTGCTTGTAACTTTGTCCTTTCTAGCCTGCTAGCTGAATTAGTAATGCTATGTAGTGTATGCATGTCACTTGATTCCCTCTGTCTATCTCTGTGAGGTAGAGAAGGCAGGTCATGGTGAGGTGATGGCAGGAGTAGGCACAACGGCAGATCCCCAGTTTACAGGtgagaggaaagtgaggctcaaaTATGTAATTTATCCAATAATATATAGTAAGTGCTGGACTGGGGATTAAGTCCTTGGACTAGGAATCTGATTATGAAACTTTACTGCCTTATTAAAGAATATCATAAATACTGAAGGTGGAAACAGCATTTTGTTAGCCTCTTACTTAATAATTACAAAGAGATTTCATATTTAGGCTACCTGAATATTCTTAGcaaggaagaaaatatgaaatttaaatacaTTACAAATTATAATTGAGCTGAACGGTTTGTCTTCAAGATAAATGCCTAACCCCAGTGTCTTGCCCATAGGGGCCACCTACTGaatgtttatttatattgaaCATTTGAATGAAGAGAGGAAGATGTAGTGGGAAATACACCACTTGAAGAGATGTGTTTAGCAGAGGCCATGCATCAGTTTCTAAAAAGTAATAACTAAGTCTATTGTATTTTgagtctttttgaaaaataaaatgcatgctTGTTATAATAATTACAGGCTATTCAAGGCCGAAATGAGAACTGTGACATATCAAAAGAACATACTTCAGAAACTACAGAAAGAACACCAAAGCATGATGTTCATCAGATTTGTGATAAAGATGTTCAGCAGGACCTCCGTCTAGACATTGAGAAAATAACTGAGACTGGTGCAGTGAAACTCACGGGAGAATGCTCTGGGGAACAGTCCCAAGATACCAATTGTAAGACTCCAGGAGAAGACAAATCCCAGGGCTCTTCAGAATGCATTTCTGAATTGTCATTTTCTGGTGCTAATGCTTCGGTACCTATGGATATCCTGGGGGATCAGGAAAATATCCAAAATCTTCAACTGCGGGTAAAAGAGACATCAAATGAGAATTTGAGATTACTTCATGTGATAGAGGAACGtgacagaaaagttgaaaatttgctaaatgaaatgaaagaattaGACTCAAAGCTCCATTTACAGGAGGTACAACTAATGACCAAAATTGAAGCATgcatagaattagaaaaactagtTGGGGAACTTAAGAAAGAAAACTCAGATTTAAGTGAAAAATTGGAATATTTTTCTTGTGATAACCAGGAGTTACTCCAGAGAGTAGAAAGTTCTGAAGGCCTCAATTCTAACTTAGAAATGCATGCAGATAAATCATCACATGAAGATATCGAAGATAATGTAGCCAAGGTGAATGACAGCTGGAAAGAGAGATTTCTTGATGTAGAAAATGAGCTGAGTAGCATCAGATCTGAGAAAGCTAACATTGAGCATCAAGCCCTCTCCCTGGAGGCTGACTTAGAGATAGTTCAAACAGAGAAGCTATGTTTagaaaaagacaatgaaaataatCAGAAGGTTATTGTCTGCCTTGAAGAAGAACTCTCAGTGGTCACAAGTGAGAGAAACCAGCTTCGTGGAGAATTAGATACTATGTCAAAAAAAACCATGGAACTGGATCAGTTGTctgaaaaaatgaaggagaaaacaCAAGAGCTTGAGTCTCATCGAAGTGAGTATCTCCATTGCATTCAGGTGGCAGAGGCAAAGGTGAAGGAAAAGACAGAACTCCTTCAGACTTTGTCCTCTGATGTGAGTGAGCTGTTAAAAGATAAAACTCATCTCCAGGAAAAGCTGCAGAGTTTGGAAAAGGACTCACAGGCACTGTCTTTGACAAAATGTGAGCTGGAAAACCAAATTGCACAActgaataaagagaaagaattgcTTGTCGAGGAATCTGAAAGCCTGCAGGCCAGACTGAATGAATCAGATTATGAAAAGCTGAACGTCTCCAAGGCCTTGGAGGCCGCACTGGTGGAGAAAGGTGAGTTCGCGTTGAGGCTGAGCTCAACACAGGAGGAAGTGCATCAGCTGAGAAGAGGCATCGAGAAACTGAGAGTTCGCATTGAGGCCGATGAAAGGAAGCAGCTGCATGTCGCAGAGAAACTGAAAGAACGCGAGCGGGAGAATGATTCACTTAAGGATAAAGTTGAGAACCTTGAAAGGGAATTGCAGATGTCAGAAGAAAACCAGGAGCTAGTGATTCTTGATGCCGAGAATTCCAAAGCAGAAGTAGAGActctaaaaacacaaatagaagAGATGGCCAGAAGCCTGAAAGTTTTCGAATTAGACCTTGTCACATTAaggtctgaaaaagaaaatctgacaaAACAAATACAAGACAAACAAGGTCAAGTGTCAGAACTAGACAAGTTACTCTCTTCAGTTAAAAGTCTATTAGAAGAAAAGGAGCAAGCGGAGATACAGATCAAAGAAGAATCTAAAACTGCAGTGGAGATGCTTCAGAATCAGTTAAAAGAGCTAAATGAGGCAGTAGCAGCCTTGTGTGGTGACCAAGAAACTATGAAGGCCACAGAACAGAGTCTAGACCCGTCAGTAGAGGAAGCACATCAGCTGAGAAATAGCATTGAAAAGCTGAGAGCCCGCCTAGAAACTGATGAAAAGAAGCAGCTCCGTGTCTTAGAACAACTGAAGGAAAGTGAGCATCATGCAGATTTACTTAAGAGTAGAGTGGAGAATCTTGAAAGAGAGCTAGAGATAGCTGGGAAAAACCAAGAGCATGCAGCTCTTGAGGCAGAGAATTCCAAAGGAGAGGTAGAGAccctaaaagcaaaaatagaaggGATGACCCAAAGTCTGAGAGATCTGGAATTAGATCTTGCTACTGTAaggtcagaaaaagaaaacctgacaaacaaattacaaaaagaaCAAGAACGAATATctgaattagaaataataaattcgtcatttgaaaatattttgcgagaaaaagagcaagagaaagtacagatgaaagaaaaatcaaacactgcCATGGAGATGCTTCaaacacaattaaaagagctcCATGAGAGAGTGACAGCCCTGCATAATGACCAAGAGGCCTGTAAGGCCAAAGAGCAGAATCTTAGTAGTCAAGTAGATTGTCTTGAACTTGAGAAGGCTCAGTTGCTACAAGGTCTTGATGAggccaaaaataataatattgttttGCAGTCTTCGGTGAATGGCCTCATTCAAGAAGTAGAAGATGGCAAGCAGAAACTAGAGAAGAAGGATGAAGAAATCAGTAGacttaaaaatcaaattcaaGACCAAGAGCAGCTCGTCTCTAAACTGTCCCAGGTGGAAGGAGAGCACCAATTTTGGAAGAAGCAAAACTTAGAACTGGGAAATCTGACAGTGGAATTGGAGCAGAAGATCCAAGTGCTACAATCCAAAAATACCTCTTTGCAGGACACATTAGAAGTGCTGCAGAGTTCTTACAAGAATCTAGAGAATGAGCTTGAATtgacaaaaatggacaaaatatccTTTGTTGAAAAAGTAAGTGGCTCTATCtgtttatgtttaaatatgtagTCATGAGGGAGGAAACCATATTTACTTCTAGACACTGTGAATTATATTTACTTCTAGACAGTGTCTACTATATTGGGCCAAACTTTGTAAAGGCTTTATGTTGACTGGGTCTTGAATTGCAGAAACATTGACTGGGCTCTGGCAGTAGTGACTATTCTGGCTGATTCTTTGGgacatgttcatggattggaccAGGTTTTTAATGTGGCACCTACATATGGGCAAAGCTTTGGTTTATACACAGTTTCTTGTTCTAATTATATTTCCCTTTCTTAGAGTACATCAGAATACTGGCCTCCCCCTACCCAGTTGAGACTCACTGCTATAGAGAGTGTAACAGACATTATCTAGGATCAGaaaggatctgcctgccttactGTGTCTTTTTTGCCTTTGGGACAAAGCACTTTTAAAGATACTGATAGATTTATAACCAACAGAGCACTCATGGCTTCTGGAGTGCATCTTGGGGATTTCGTGCTTTCAGTCCCTCTTTTATACCTTCTCTTTGTGCAGCCTTCTATTGTGTTAGTTGGTGATTAAAGGGAAGATCTACCATCAAGAGGCtcaattattaaagaaaaattaagttttgGCCCAGTGAGCTTACTTAGTGATCTAGGAAAGTGATTTTGTCACATTTAATTTTTGCTGaacaaatattaaaggaaaaaaaggagtatCTAGAAAATGCAATTCATCTCCACCCTGTATTTTCTGAGAATTTCGGGGTTTTGTATACCTTGCAAGAGATGGCGATTAGTATAGAGATGATGAGACAAACCATACCACGCTATTTCACTTCAAGGGGCAAATGCAAACGGTAGgttttttaactgtttttcacTAATCATAAGCATGTTTCTCGCAGATTAGTATGACACTGGGGGATTAGTAGAGATCCAAGAACTGATAAACCAAGATACTGCCTGGTATGATAATCTCTGATGTTTAAGTTTGATTCAAATTAATACCTTTGTGAAAGATTTTAAGACTTAGCAACATTATCTTTCCTTGTCATTCCTTCCCTTATTGCTATTCTTCTATTAAATCTTTTCTGGGAAGAAAAGGTAAACTTACCAGTAGGTTTTGAGCATGTTGAGTTGAGTGGATTAGTAAAGGGGGCATTAGCCAACTTCCATTTTATGATTGAAGGCTAATAAATGGCACAGATATGTTGTATCAGAGTGATTAATCTGATCAAAACACACCACCAAAAAGCAGATTCTAATGAAAGATGAAATTTCAGGTAAACACAATGACTGCAAAGGAAACTGAGCTGCAGAGGGAAATGCATGAGATGGCACAGAAAACAGCAGAGCTGCAAGAAGAACTCAGTGGAGAGAAAAATAGGCTAACTGGAGAGTTACAGTTACTGttggaagaaataaagagcagCAAAGTAAGTTTTTTGTGACAAATGTTATGATGTGTTAATTCGTTGTGCGCACTCTCCTTGTTGGTTTCTGTAAGACCTTCTGTAGTTTACCTATTTTTAGCTCTTGAAAAAAATAACCCTGTGCTTATGTCATAATCAGATTTGTAGTAATCTCTACCATCCAGCACTATCATGAGCCCACAAGGAGTCATGAGAAGCCTCTGAACACATGAAAATATCTGTCTCAGAGCCCAAATACGTTTTCATAGAAGAGGACCCTTGTACCACATTAATGCACATCAGAAGTAGATCTCATGCTGCTTTCAACAAGTTTATCTGCTCTCCTAGCTTGCTACAGATTACAGGCTAGAATGTTGCTAGAAACACATTCATTGATCTGCTAAGAACTAGCAGAGTAACAGAACTAAAGTCACAGTTTTAGGCAGGGTTAATGTGGCACATCTATAGCACTTGGGCTGCCACTGCCCAATGCCATTTCCATAGCAGATATTGCTAATTCATACCCTCCCTTTCTCCTGAGTCTCCTAACACTGTGTCCTGGGTAGCTGCTACCATGCAGGGAGAGCTGGCAGATGAAATGAAACCTGTTTGTCATACCTGATTAAATTATAAACTTCCCTATAGCTGTTTAGTCCTcatgcagcttcattcctgagtAGTAAAGAACAGCAAAATAAGATAGTCATGATTGCGACCCTGAAGAATGACAGAAATTTGAAATGATATATGTAATATTCTGTATAAAGAGTTGGAGaaatttgttgttttctttaaatatagtATTTATGAAAAAAGGTTTTGGCATTGAATCTCAGGAATGGACTTAGAGAATATTCTGGCCATACTGCATGGAAGGAGTTCCTCCGAATGCTATTTGTGTATTGCGTCTGCTGAAATCTCTTTTGGTGTTGAGTAGCTTGGGAGTCTCCCAAGTGCGTCATTATTGTATTTCATGTGTAAGCACTACTGAGAGGAGTAGTTTGGCCTCAGGCCCATACATATGAGTGTGTTAGTTTGCATTggctttattcattcatttattcattctgtaAATAATAAGTGCTAGTAAGGTCAGGGGATAGACTGCTGAACCATAACTATCCTGTATTTCCTGCACTGGTATAGCTTAGAGTCTAGACACATATTAAATCATGAAATAGGCAACATGTAACAATCATAAGCGGATAAATactataaatgaaacaaataagaTTCTTTGCTGTGGAATAATTGGGATGTGGGGATCAGGGTAGGAAACAACTTAATTTAGATAGGGTGGTCAGCAGATTTAGATAGGGTGGTCAGCAGATGTCACCTGCAAGATGACGAGTCAGCTAGGCAACAAACAGGCAGAGTGGGGAGCCTTCTAGGTCTAGAGAGCAGTGTGGTCAAAGCTCTGAGACTAGAACGatctttgtatgttttttagaAATTGAAAGTAAACCATTGTGGCTGGAGCCAGATGGAAAATAACATGCACAAAGATTGGAGGGGTAGGAAGGATATGGAGAGGGTAGGAAAGATTTGGGGTGGGAATATTCA
Protein-coding sequences here:
- the LOC105493743 gene encoding centromere protein F isoform X2 encodes the protein MSWALEEWKEGLPTRALQKIQELEGQLDKLKKEKQQRQFQLDSLEAALQKQKQKVENEKTEGTNLKRENQRLMEICESLEKTKQKISHELQVKESQVNFQEGQLNSGKKQIEKLEQELKRCKSELERSQQAAQSADVSLNPCNTPQKIFTTPLTPSQYYSGSKYEDLKEKYNKEVEERKRLEAEVKALQAKKASQTLPQTTMNHRDIARHQASSSVFSWQQEKTPSHLSSNSQKTPIRRDFCASYFSGEQEVTPSRSTLQIGKRDANSSFFDNSSSPHLLEQLKVQNQELRSKINELELRLQGQEKEMKGQVNKFQELQLQLEKAKVELIEKEKVLNKCRDELVRTTAQYDQASTKCTALEQKLKKLSEDLSCQRQNAESARCSLEQKIKEKEKEFQEELSRQQRSFQTLDQECIQVKARLTQELQQAKNMHNVLQAELDKVTAVKQQLEKNLEEFKQKLCRAEQASQASQIKEDELRRSVEEMKKENNLLKSQSEQKAREVCHLEAELKNVKQYLNQSQNFAEEMKVKNTSQETMLRDLQEKINQQENSLTLEKLKLAVAELEKQRDCSQDLLKKREHHIEQLNDKLSKTEKESKALLSALELKKKEYEELKEEKTLFSCWKSENEKLLTQMESEKENLQSKINHLETCLKTQQIKSHEYNERVRTLEMDRENLSVEIRNLHNVIDSKSVEVETQKLAYVELQQKAEFSDQKHQKEIENMCLKTSQLTGQVEDLEHKLQLLSNEIMDKDRCYQDLHAEYESLRDLLKSKDASLVTNEDHQRSLLAFDEQPAMHNSFANIIEEQGSMLSERSECHLEADQSPKNSAILQNRVDSLEFSLESQKQMNSDLQKQCEELVQIKGEIEENLMRAEQMHQSFVAETSQRISKLQEDTSAHQNVVAETLSALENKEKELQLLNDKLATEQAEIQELKQSNHLLEDSLKELQLLSETLSLEKKEMSSIISLNKREIEELTQENETLKEINASLNQEKMNLIQKSESFANYIDEREKSISELSDQYKQENLILLQRCEETGNAYEDLSQKYKAAQEKNSKLECLLNECTSLCENRKNELEQLKEAFAKEHQEFLTKLAFAEERNQNLMLELETVQQDLRSEMTDTRNNSKSETDGLKQEIMTLKEEQNKMQKEVNDLLQENEQLMKVMKTKHECQNLESEPIRNCVKERESERNQCNFKPQMDLEVKEISLDSYNVQLVQLEAMLRNMELKLQESEKEKECLQHELQIIRGDLETRNLQDMQSQEISGLKDCEVDAEERYISVLHGLSTSQNDNAHLECSLQTAMNKLNELEKICEILQAEKCELVTELNDSRSECITATRKMAEEVGKLVNEVKILNDDSGLLHGELVEDIPGGELGEQANEQHPMCLAPLDESNSYEHLTLSNKEVQMHFAELQEKFSSLQSEHKILHDQHCQMSSKMSELQTYIDSLKAENLVLSTNLRNFQGDLVKEMQPGLEEGLVPSLSSCVPDSPSLSSLGDSSFYKALLEQTGEMSLLNNLEGTVSANQCSVDEVFCSSLLEENLTKKEMPSAPAKGVEELESLCEAYRQSLEKLEEKMESQGIMKNKEIQELQQLLSSERQELDCLRKQYLSENEQWQQKLTSVTLEMESKLAAEKKQTEQLSLELEVARLQLQGLDLSSRSLLGIDTEDAIQGRNENCDISKEHTSETTERTPKHDVHQICDKDVQQDLRLDIEKITETGAVKLTGECSGEQSQDTNCKTPGEDKSQGSSECISELSFSGANASVPMDILGDQENIQNLQLRVKETSNENLRLLHVIEERDRKVENLLNEMKELDSKLHLQEVQLMTKIEACIELEKLVGELKKENSDLSEKLEYFSCDNQELLQRVESSEGLNSNLEMHADKSSHEDIEDNVAKVNDSWKERFLDVENELSSIRSEKANIEHQALSLEADLEIVQTEKLCLEKDNENNQKVIVCLEEELSVVTSERNQLRGELDTMSKKTMELDQLSEKMKEKTQELESHRSEYLHCIQVAEAKVKEKTELLQTLSSDVSELLKDKTHLQEKLQSLEKDSQALSLTKCELENQIAQLNKEKELLVEESESLQARLNESDYEKLNVSKALEAALVEKGEFALRLSSTQEEVHQLRRGIEKLRVRIEADERKQLHVAEKLKERERENDSLKDKVENLERELQMSEENQELVILDAENSKAEVETLKTQIEEMARSLKVFELDLVTLRSEKENLTKQIQDKQGQVSELDKLLSSVKSLLEEKEQAEIQIKEESKTAVEMLQNQLKELNEAVAALCGDQETMKATEQSLDPSVEEAHQLRNSIEKLRARLETDEKKQLRVLEQLKESEHHADLLKSRVENLERELEIAGKNQEHAALEAENSKGEVETLKAKIEGMTQSLRDLELDLATVRSEKENLTNKLQKEQERISELEIINSSFENILREKEQEKVQMKEKSNTAMEMLQTQLKELHERVTALHNDQEACKAKEQNLSSQVDCLELEKAQLLQGLDEAKNNNIVLQSSVNGLIQEVEDGKQKLEKKDEEISRLKNQIQDQEQLVSKLSQVEGEHQFWKKQNLELGNLTVELEQKIQVLQSKNTSLQDTLEVLQSSYKNLENELELTKMDKISFVEKVNTMTAKETELQREMHEMAQKTAELQEELSGEKNRLTGELQLLLEEIKSSKDQLKELTLENSELKKSLDCMQKDQVEKEGKVREEIAEYQLLLHEAEKKHQALLLDTNKQYEIEIHTYREKLTSKEECLSSQKLEMDLLKSSKEELNNSLKATTEALEELKKTKMDNLKYVNQLKKENERAQGKIKLLIKSCKQLEEEKEILQKELSKLQAAQEKQKTGTVMDIKVDELTTEIKELKEALEEKTKEADEYLDKYCSLLISHEKLEKAKEMLETQVAHLCSQQSKPDSRGSPLLDPVVPGPSPILSAAEKRLSSGQKKASGKRQRSSGIWENGRGPTPSTPETFSKKSKKAVMSGIHPAEDTEGTQFEPEGLPEVVKKGFADIPTGKTSPYILRRTTMATRTSPRLAAQKLALSPLSLGKENLAESSKPTAGGSRSQKISSNGI